A stretch of Aspergillus nidulans FGSC A4 chromosome VI DNA encodes these proteins:
- a CDS encoding putative PHD finger domain protein (transcript_id=CADANIAT00010233), producing the protein MAEFNETGGVILDGPFDPDAQATVTDFIDYTEYLPADLLRSLTLIRGLDKRYLDSAQSVHDLTKTYGQLPDLPPDVRPDPTALRRDISAQLDSAINARESAYAEACRLYDVVDRHFNRLDSIRQKLEALPKPAEREPTPPPQPLTNTKRPRTSKKEDAPPTTTRITLRLDGARSYKKSRTRRSVVAAEHLAGLHPDSPIASTEHSDNEAESKTTPSEPVAQTKKEKQARRSRPSGEAPHSLKSAGMSTSSALALLKPPPEDAKPGSEDLPWLRLTEWEMTKLRKKMKKNAVWQPSEVMIHRELAIRGRGWEAYRAAKAEAEANGTEFLDCDDIANNNSNIPGLTRRDGSKEVDGIIEMKLSNRGMKLNEAKKLKRENQAREQAALAAAEAEAAKRLGQLGSTSQGFVSNGADRPQESSAADKPSRSLKKRKPETNSPPAPELAGPQEDGESRPTRSTAKRRKRDRESSPTEASIPEAPDNAPKIKVDSSESQKPAAAVQSTVTRSKGGATPVPSESRPPSRGFSNTTAEPVLNAARELRRTSATPARKTPEGSRAPSVSAPTRRRKRPAPGPVSNGPDGGAAVSYGRRKAKPGKKRVGPREPGLNVGQDIRIDEDGVLEEIDPNEPRYCICGDVSFGTMICCENPDLTCSV; encoded by the exons ATGGCGGAATTTAACGAGACGGGCGGCGTGATTTTGGATGGCCCATTTGATCCGGATGCCCAGGCCACCGTGACTGACTTTATTGATTACACCGAATACCTCCCTGCTGATTTGCTCCGATCTCTTACCCTCATTCGCGGCCTAGATAAGCGCTATCTGGACAGCGCACAAAGTGTCCATGATCTCACCAAGACATACGGTCAGCTCCCCGACCTCCCTCCTGATGTGCGCCCCGACCCTACCGCTTTGCGCCGAGATATCTCGGCGCAGCTGGACAGCGCCATCAACGCTCGCGAGTCCGCTTACGCCGAAGCCTGTCGATTATACGATGTGGTGGACCGCCATTTCAACCGTCTAGATTCTATTAGGCAGAAACTCGAAGCGCTGCCAAAACCTGCCGAGCGCGAGCccactcctcctccacaacccCTTACAAACACGAAGCGTCCGCGCacaagcaagaaagaagatgcacCGCCGACAACAACACGAATTACACTGCGGTTGGATGGTGCGAGAAGCTATAAGAAGTCGAGAACACGACGATCTGTGGTTGCGGCAGAGCATCTTGCGGGATTGCACCCTGATTCTCCAATCGCCAGCACGGAGCACTCGGATAATGAGGCGGAGTCTAAGACTACGCCATCAGAACCTGTGGCTCAAACcaaaaaggagaagcaggCCCGTCGTTCGAGGCCATCTGGAGAGGCGCCCCATTCCCTCAAGTCTGCGGGCATGTCTACTAGCAGCGCTCTGGCACTGCTTAAACCCCCTCCGGAAGATGCGAAGCCGGGAAGCGAAGATTTACCGTGGCTGCGTCTCACGGAGTGGGAAATGACAAAACTTcgcaagaagatgaaaaAGAACGCAGTTTGGCAGCCTAGCGAGGTGATGATTCACCGGGAATTGGCCATCCGTGGCCGTGGATGGGAGGCATACAGGGCAGCGAAGGCGGAGGCCGAGGCGAATGGCACCGAATTTCTTGATTGTGACGACATTGCAAACAACAATAGCAATATTCCGGGACTCACGCGTCGCGACGGAAGCAAAGAAGTCGATGGCATTATAGAAATGAAACTGAGCAACCGAGGAATGAAACTAAATGAAGCCAAAAAGCTGAAGCGCGAAAACCAGGCGAGAGAACAAGCCGCTTTAGCCGCTGCGGAggcagaagcagccaagcgcCTAGGTCAGCTCGGCTCCACCTCCCAAGGTTTTGTCTCCAACGGTGCTGATCGTCCGCAGGAGTCTTCGGCGGCGGACAAACCAAGCCGATCATTGAAAAAACGGAAACCCGAAACGAACAGTCCACCGGCGCCGGAACTCGCCGGTCCGCAAGAGGACGGTGAGAGTCGACCTACGCGCAGTACAGCTAAGCGTCGAAAGAGGGACAGAGAATCATCACCGACGGAAGCTTCTATTCCGGAAGCACCGGATAATGCGCCTAAGATTAAAGTGGATTCGTCTGAATCGCaaaagccagcagcagctgtgCAGTCGACTGTCACAAGATCTAAAGGAGGGGCGACTCCAGTCCCATCAGAATCCCGGCCGCCATCGCGCGGATTCTCGAATACAACAGCTGAGCCAGTCTTGAATGCAGCACGAGAACTACGTCGGACAAGTGCCACCCCCGCTAGAAAAACACCTGAGGGATCCCGTGCACCCAGCGTCAGCGCACCCACACGACGCCGTAAGCGGCCCGCTCCAGGGCCGGTGTCAAACGGCCCGGACGGGGGTGCTGCAGTAAGCTATGGACGTCGCAAGGCCAAGCCTGGCAAAAAACGAGTAGGGCCACGGGAGCCGGGCCTTAACGTGGGGCAAGATATCCGCATTGATGAGGACGGCGTGCTTGAAGAGATCGACCCTAATGAGCCGCGTTACTGTATCTGCGGAGACGTCAGTTTCGGAACAATGATCTGCTGCGAGAACCCAGAC CTAACTTGCTCAGTGTGA
- a CDS encoding uncharacterized protein (transcript_id=CADANIAT00010234) yields MGIIERSQLLLAQEDVIPQLDTRLRHPQPAATPAAPLLTNKAPDHLKEDSTQLASLSIPTAKDENLTATVRGTDIPTHDAQFAVCGCPLLLIPPTQVRTLFRQINKALDCSLHLPTEELRGIVLNFNREGFPQPTFLRQSDSRNMKDRLEATIPPKLDIRDGSGDMDKQEMIVSEKMMEAAVSSTKFQVQSQEAASPYSAHSQVTEIGISALDTRDLIGVAPDTNGEEWQSRIKSRHLRVKEYGNHAKHLEWVASDDLSSAVQACFTLPSSLYGADKKQLRPLVFVGHSLDSDIQYLKLANVHIQGHSGISQFVDRIDVAASFQLLRGEKEQRSLGTVVREMGMTGWNLHNAGNDARYTLQALVAMLINHGVGGLTGGSNVGETPHICVEMGD; encoded by the exons ATGGGCATCATAGAGCGTTCCCAGCTCCTACTTGCCCAGGAAGATGTTATCCCCCAACTGGACACCAGGCTCCGTCACCCTCAGCCGGCAGCAACGCCGGCGGCGCCGCTGTTGACTAACAAGGCACCCGATCATCTAAAAGAAGATTCTACTCAGCTCGCTAGTCTCAGTATCCCAACTGCAAAGGATGAAAATCTCACTGCAACCGTCCGAGGCACTGACATACCAACACACGATGCACAATTTGCCGTTT GCGGGTGTCCTCTGCTGCTTATCCCTCCGACCCAGGTCCGGACTCTGTTCCGTCAAATCAACAAGGCGCTTGACTGCTCCTTACATCTTCCAACCGAGGAACTCAGGGGCATAGTTCTCAATTTCAACCGCGAGGGCTTTCCTCAACCTACCTTCCTACGACAATCGGACAGCCGTAACATGAAAGACCGCTTGGAGGCAACTATTCCCCCAAAACTAGATATTCGAGATGGTTCCGGAGATATGGacaagcaggagatgatTGTCTCTGAAAAGATGATGGAAGCAGCTGTATCATCGACAAAATTTCAAGTccaaagccaagaagcagCGTCTCCGTATTCAGC CCATTCGCAGGTCACGGAAATCGGTATCTCAGCGCTGGATACTCGCGATCTTATCGGCGTTGCACCAGACACGAACGGCGAAGAGTGGCAATCGCGCATTAAGTCTCGCCACCTACGAGTGAAAGAATACGGAAATCATGCCAAACATCT TGAATGGGTTGCATCGGATGACCTATCAAGCGCAGTCCAAGCCTGCTTCACCCTTCCTTCATCCCTCTATGGAGCCGACAAGAAACAACTCCGCCCGTTAGTGTTTGTTGGACACAGTCTAGACTCCGACATTCAGTATCTCAAGCTTGCGAACGTCCACATTCAGGGGCACTCTGGAATCTCTCAGTTCGTTGATCGTATTGACGTAGCAGCAtccttccagcttctccggGGCGAAAAGGAGCAACGCTCACTGGGCACAGTCGTCCGGGAGATGGGAATGACTGGGTGGAATCTGCACAATGCCGGAAATGACGCCCGCTACACCTTGCAGGCTCTGGTAGCCATGCTGATAAACCACGGCGTTGGCGGGCTAACAGGCGGATCGAACGTTGGAGAAACGCCTCATATCTGTGTCGAAATGGGTGATTAA
- the pacC gene encoding protein pacC (transcript_id=CADANIAT00010235), with amino-acid sequence MLGAMAEEAVAPVAVPTTQEQPTSQPAAAQVTTVTSPSVTATAAAATAAVASPQANGNAASPVAPASSTSRPAEELTCMWQGCSEKLPTPESLYEHVCERHVGRKSTNNLNLTCQWGSCRTTTVKRDHITSHIRVHVPLKPHKCDFCGKAFKRPQDLKKHVKTHADDSVLVRSPEPGSRNPDMMFGGNFKGYAAAHYFEPALNPVPSQGYAHGPPQYYQAHHAPQPSNPSYGNVYYALNTGPEPHQASYESKKRGYDALNEFFGDLKRRQFDPNSYAAVGQRLLSLQNLSLPVLTAAPLPEYQAMPAPVAVASGPYGGGPHPAPAYHLPPMSNVRTKNDLINIDQFLQQMQDTIYENDDNVAAAGVAQPGAHYIHNGISYRTTHSPPTQLPSAHATTQTTAGPIISNTSAHSPSSSTPALTPPSSAQSYTSGRSPISLPSAHRVSPPHESGSSMYPRLPSATDGMTSGYTAASSAAPPSTLGGIFDNDERRRYTGGTLQRARPASRAASESMDLSSDDKESGERTPKQISASLIDPALHSGSPGEDDVTRTAKAATEVAERSDVQSEWVEKVRLIEYLRNYIANRLERGEFSDDSEQEQDQEQEQDQEQEQDQEQGQDRVSRSPVSKADVDMEGVERDSLPRSPRTVPIKTDGESAEDSVMYPTLRGLDEDGDSKMPS; translated from the exons ATGCTTGGCGCCATGGCCGAAGAAGCGGTCGCTCCTGTAGCTGTGCCTACGACCCAAGAACAACCAACCTCTCAACCCGCCGCTGCGCAGGTTACAACTGTCACTTCGCCCTCTGTGACTGCAACAGCGGCGGCTGCGACAGCTGCTGTGGCCAGTCCCCAAGCTAATGGCAATGCTGCCTCTCCTGTCGCCCCTGCGTCGTCAACATCTCGTCCAGCGGAAGAACTCACTTGCATGTGGCAAGGCTGCTCTGAGAAGCTCCCTACTCCAGAATCCTTATAC GAACATGTCTGCGAGCGTCACGTTGGCCGAAAGAGCACgaacaacctcaacctgaCTTGTCAATGGGGTAGCTGTCGTACTACTACTGTGAAACGCGACCATATCACCTCTCATATCCGGGTGCACGTTCCTCTCAAGCCGCACAAGTGTGATTTCTGTGGAAAAGCGTTCAAGCGTCCCCAGGATTTGAAGAAGCATGTTAAGACGCACGCTGATGACTCGGTCCTGGTACGGTCGCCAGAGCCTGGATCTCGCAACCCAGATATGATGTTCGGAGGAAACTTCAAGG GCTATGCTGCTGCGCACTATTTTGAGCCTGCTCTCAACCCTGTTCCCAGCCAAGGCTACGCTCATGGTCCTCCCCAGTATTACCAGGCCCATCACGCTCCCCAGCCATCGAACCCGTCTTACGGCAACGTCTACTACGCTCTGAATACCGGCCCAGAGCCTCACCAAGCGTCGTATGAATCCAAGAAGCGGGGTTATGATGCGCTTAATGAGTTCTTTGGTGACCTCAAGCGCCGACAATTTGACCCTAATTCCTACGCTGCCGTGGGCCAGCGCCTGCTCAGTTTGCAGAACTTGTCCCTGCCTGTTTTAACGGCTGCGCCTCTGCCCGAGTACCAGGCAATGCCTGCTCCTGTGGCTGTTGCTAGTGGTCCATATGGTGGCGGCCCTCACCCTGCGCCGGCATATCATCTTCCACCAATGAGCAACGTCCGAACCAAGAACGACTTGATCAACATCGAccagttcctgcagcaaATGCAGGACACAATATATGAGAACGATGATAATGTCGCTGCGGCTGGTGTCGCTCAACCTGGAGCCCATTACATTCATAACGGCATAAGCTACCGCACTACACACTCGCCTCCGACACAACTTCCCTCGGCACATGCCACAACCCAGACGACTGCTGGTCCTATTATCTCAAACACATCTGCGCACTCCCCTTCGTCTAGCACTCCGGCTTTGACACCGCCCTCAAGTGCGCAGTCGTACACTTCAGGTCGCTCTCCCATTTCACTTCCGTCTGCTCATCGCGTTTCTCCGCCTCATGAAAGCGGCTCCAGCATGTACCCTCGTCTCCCTTCGGCGACTGACGGTATGACTTCTGGTTACACTGCTGCGTCAAGTGCCGCCCCGCCTTCCACTCTCGGCGGGATCTTTGACAATGACGAGCGTCGTAGGTACACTGGAGGAACATTGCAGCGAGCTCGGCCCGCGTCCCGTGCTGCCTCGGAGTCGATGGACCTGTCCAGCGACGACAAGGAGTCTGGGGAGCGAACTCCCAAGCAGATCTCCGCCAGTTTGATCGACCCGGCTCTCCATTCAGGATCTCcgggcgaggatgatgtaACTCGGACTGCCAAGGCCGCAACCGAGGTGGCGGAGAGGTCGGACGTCCAGTCGGAGTGGGTTGAGAAGGTTCGGCTGATTGAGTACCTACGTAACTACATTGCCAACCGTCTTGAGCGGGGCGAGTTCAGCGACGATTcggagcaggaacaggaccaggagcaggaacaggaccaggagcaggaacaggaccAGGAGCAGGGACAGGACCGTGTTTCTCGGTCGCCAGTGTCCAAGGCGGATGTTGACATGGAGGGCGTAGAGAGAGATTCTCTTCCCCGTTCACCGCGCACGGTTCCTATCAAGACTGATGGGGAAAGTGCCGAGGACAGTGTGATGTATCCCACTTTACGAGgcctggatgaggatggagactCCAAAATGCCTAGCTGA
- a CDS encoding putative forkhead transcription factor Fkh1/2 (transcript_id=CADANIAT00010236), with the protein MPLSNRRRARRKEIQLQETSDAEAPDSSPTRPSNKKRKVDNRASPQPPRPVKAESADEADGSSPDRDLSENQDLVDLVISYLPVSREPLRVQRDHSNANTENKQSIRAYAKIAGRNWTYYVKSLHVNIGREPDREPKLDEQSSPVTIAARALPEVHVDLGPSKFVSRLHAEIFYDGENTASWHIRVNGRNGVRLNQAILKRGTDAVLSCGDIIEIANTSMMFVTPGDKAKIHPSFVERAQRMANGEEDPAWDASHHAHPQQTPTIPKTQEVVPHSTGAPSLAPAPQFLKRQVTPPPRSPDTVGARTAKQSPLYNRGMMMESTEEIDYSKDSAKDLKPPYSYATLIAQAIFSSEEEKLTLNNIYNWIMDKYAFYRHSQSGWQNSIRHNLSLNKAFQKVPRRTDEPGKGMKWQIAAEYREEYWKKQLRKGAQSSAPSSPATKDPTRGTATSGMESVFSAGKKSPPVSSPSFSSFPVAPVEAYTPERGSRAGRNGAIEPPSLRPPNPRDYEEPSPLPHRSATKNATGLSRAYGLSDAATRSPPVLSSSYYDDGPSSMITPAPQRHQPRLPPPSTAQIPSKFMPMSSPAQFWKFADIGSTPARPIADMSPLKGDPGDVLGNIPSSSPPPPNLVSPSKPGTANGAGLGRPLSARREDGPGTNGVDGRQPPAEEDDGDDDDDADNGGFDLARGFQPIGSYHRQLNNAAARASTATT; encoded by the exons ATGCCTCTTTCGAATCGCCGTCGCGCGCGGCGCAAGGAAATCCAACTTCAAGAGACTTCAGATGCAGAGGCGCCGGATTCATCGCCCACGCGACCTTCgaacaagaagcgcaag GTCGATAACCGAGCGTCTCCCCAGCCTCCTCGACCTGTGAAAGCCGAGTctgcggacgaggcggaTGGTTCGTCTCCCGATCGTGATTTGTCTGAGAACCAAGATCTAGTGGATTTGGTCATTTCGTATCTCCCAGTCTCCCGTGAACCTCTCCGCGTCCAGCGAGACCATTCCAACGCAAATACCGAGAACAAGCAAAGCATCCGCGCATACGCCAAGATCGCCGGCAGAAACTGGACGTACTACGTGAAGTCGCTTCATGTCAACATCGGACGAGAGCCTGATCGCGAACCGAAGCTAGATGAACAGTCGAGTCCCGTCACAATCGCCGCACGAGCGCTGCCGGAAGTTCACGTTGATCTAGGCCCCAGCAAGTTCGTGTCGCGCCTCCACGCGGAGATTTTCTATGATGGCGAGAACACTGCATCGTGGCACATCCGCGTCAACGGTCGCAACGGCGTCCGTTTGAACCAGGCGATTCTGAAACGCGGCACCGATGCTGTTCTTTCGTGCGGCGACATTATCGAGATTGCCAACACGTCGATGATGTTTGTCACTCCCGGGGATAAAGCAAAAATTCACCCCAGCTTCGTCGAGCGCGCACAACGGATGGCcaacggcgaagaagatccaGCTTGGGATGCTTCCCATCATGCGCACCCCCAGCAGACGCCAACGATCCCCAAGACCCAAGAGGTTGTACCACACTCGACCGGCGCTCCTTCGCTAGCACCTGCTCCGCAGTTCCTCAAACGTCAAGTCACACCGCCGCCGCGATCGCCAGACACAGTCGGGGCGCGAACCGCCAAGCAGTCGCCCTTGTATAATCGCGGAATGATGATGGAGAGCACCGAGGAAATCGACTACAGCAAAGATTCCGCCAAGGATTTGAAGCCGCCGTACAGTTATGCGACTCTCATTGCACAGGCGATCTTTTCgagtgaagaggagaagctgacgCTCAACAACATATACAACTGGATCATGGACAAGTACGCATTCTACCGACATTCGCAAAGTGGCTGGCAGAACTCGATCCGGCATAATCTTTCGTTGAACAAAGCGTTCCAAAAAGTTCCCCGTCGGACGGACGAGCCGGGTAAGGGTATGAAGTGGCAGATTGCCGCGGAATATCGTGAGGAatactggaagaagcagcttcGCAAGGGCGCCCAATCGTCGGCTCCGTCGTCACCAGCGACGAAGGACCCCACGCGAGGTACCGCCACCAGCGGGATGGAAtctgtcttctccgctgGTAAGAAGTCGCCCCCTGTCTCTTCGCCTAGTTTCAGCTCGTTTCCCGTGGCGCCTGTGGAGGCGTACACGCCTGAACGCGGATCGCGCGCTGGCCGGAATGGTGCAATAGAGCCCCCTTCGCTTCGGCCGCCGAACCCGCGCGACTATGAAGAGCCGTCGCCGTTACCCCACCGGTCCGCAACGAAGAACGCAACTGGCCTTAGCCGGGCGTACGGGCTCTCAGATGCAGCTACCCGGTCGCCGCCAGTGCTATCGTCGTCGTATTACGACGATGGTCCGTCTTCTATGATCACGCCCGCACCACAACGCCATCAGCCCCGGCTCCCGCCTCCAAGCACTGCTCAGATTCCGTCCAAGTTCATGCCAATGAGCTCACCCGCGCAGTTCTGGAAGTTCGCCGACATCGGGAGTACGCCTGCCCGTCCAATTGCTGATATGAGTCCTTTGAAGGGGGATCCCGGTGATGTGCTTGGCAATATCCCAAGCAGTAGTCCACCGCCGCCAAACCTCGTCAGCCCAAGTAAGCCAGGTACAGCTAATGGTGCGGGATTGGGCCGGCCGCTCTCAGCCCGGCGAGAGGATGGACCAGGCACAAACGGCGTGGATGGGCGCCAACCACccgcggaggaagatgacggggatgatgatgatgatgctgataaTGGAGGGTTCGACCTCGCAAG GGGCTTCCAACCGATCGGATCGTATCACCGACAGCTCAACAATGCCGCAGCCCGCGCCAGTACCGCGACCACTTAG
- a CDS encoding putative transcription regulator PAB1642 (transcript_id=CADANIAT00010237): MKLTAHLPSTTPAALHSATTHPFLRHAGSGTLSKTTLAAWLSQDRLYAQTYVRFIGLLLSKIHLPNTPSKPNNPSITEEVLEILIDALNNIHRELQFFEDVAREYGLDLNTNTPREESDPEAQRKFAAAPITQGYIDMFMSAASPGNSLLEGLVVLWATEVCYLKAWRYAADFLRKSAGAGNRSEEDGGALREKFIPNWASDEFEEFVNKIGDVVDEFARQELGEEFKEGAEGLDRCERWWRQVVWLEERFWPQVQE, translated from the coding sequence ATGAAACTAACCGCCCACCTCCCATCAACCACCCCGGCCGCCCTCCACAGCGCAACGACGCACCCCTTCCTCCGGCACGCCGGCAGCGGTACACTTTCAAAGACCACTCTCGCAGCTTGGCTCTCACAAGACCGTCTCTATGCGCAAACCTACGTGCGCTTTATTGGGCTACTGCTTTCGAAAATTCATCTCCCAAACACACCCTCCAAACCAAACAACCCCAGTATAACTGAGGAGGTACTGGAGATCCTTATCGACGCACTGAATAATATCCACCGCGAGTTACAGTTCTTCGAGGATGTCGCGAGGGAGTACGGACTTGACCTAAATACGAATACGCCGCGGGAGGAGTCAGATCCAGAGGCCCAACGGAAGTTTGCAGCCGCGCCGATAACGCAAGGGTACATCGACATGTTCATGTCTGCGGCGAGTCCAGGAAATAGTCTTTTGGAGGGTCTTGTCGTACTCTGGGCGACGGAAGTATGCTATCTCAAGGCTTGGAGGTATGCGGCAGACTTTCTGCGAAAGAGCGCCGGGGCCGGGAATAGgtcggaggaggatggaggggCATTGAGGGAGAAGTTCATACCCAACTGGGCGAGTGACGAGTTTGAGGAGTTTGTGAATAAGATTGGGGATGTTGTCGATGAGTTTGCCAGGCAGGAGCTTGGGGAGGAATTCAaggaaggagctgaagggcTGGATCGATGTGAgaggtggtggaggcagGTTGTTTGGTTGGAGGAGAGGTTTTGGCCGCAAGTCCAGGAGTAG